In Achromobacter xylosoxidans A8, a single window of DNA contains:
- a CDS encoding ABC transporter permease, which translates to MQTPTDAAAQAAADLPGGGTPQATAWRQIRQGLKSWPVMLALIVLVAVVAIALFAPLLGTVDPTFINPGARLKPPFSDYLLGTDAFGRDVWSRVAYGARISLIAGLGAALVSVALGLVIGVIAGWFRSLDGLIMRTMDAIMAIPGILLAIALVSVTGASITTVLVAITIPEIPRVVRLVRGQILTVRGEPYVEAALALGTPLPLLLWRHMVPSTIAPLTVQGTYVFASAMLTEAILSFLGAGIPPEIASWGNIMSEGRMYFRMLPGLILFPGLFLSLTVLSVNILGDALRDALDPKMVRRI; encoded by the coding sequence ATGCAAACGCCAACCGATGCCGCCGCGCAAGCGGCCGCCGATCTCCCCGGAGGCGGCACGCCCCAGGCCACCGCCTGGCGCCAGATCCGGCAGGGGCTCAAAAGCTGGCCCGTGATGCTGGCGCTGATCGTGCTGGTGGCCGTCGTCGCCATCGCGCTGTTCGCGCCGCTGCTGGGCACCGTCGACCCCACTTTCATCAACCCCGGCGCGCGCCTCAAGCCGCCCTTCTCCGATTACCTGCTGGGCACTGACGCGTTCGGCCGAGACGTCTGGTCGCGCGTGGCCTACGGCGCCCGCATCTCGCTGATTGCAGGCCTGGGCGCGGCGCTGGTCAGCGTCGCCCTCGGCCTGGTCATCGGCGTGATCGCGGGCTGGTTCCGCTCACTGGACGGGCTGATCATGCGCACCATGGACGCCATCATGGCCATCCCCGGCATCCTGCTGGCGATCGCCCTGGTGTCGGTCACGGGCGCCAGCATCACCACGGTGCTGGTGGCCATCACCATCCCGGAAATTCCGCGGGTGGTGCGGCTGGTGCGCGGCCAGATCCTGACCGTGCGCGGCGAACCCTACGTCGAAGCGGCGCTGGCCCTGGGCACGCCGCTGCCGCTGCTGCTGTGGCGCCACATGGTGCCCAGCACGATCGCGCCGCTGACGGTGCAGGGCACGTACGTCTTCGCCTCCGCCATGCTCACCGAAGCCATCCTGAGCTTCCTGGGCGCGGGCATCCCGCCCGAGATCGCCTCCTGGGGCAACATCATGTCCGAAGGGCGCATGTACTTCCGCATGCTGCCTGGCCTGATCCTGTTCCCCGGCCTGTTCCTGTCGCTGACCGTGCTCAGCGTGAACATCCTGGGCGACGCCTTGCGCGACGCGCTGGACCCGAAAATGGTGCGCAGGATCTGA
- a CDS encoding ABC transporter ATP-binding protein, with product MTYSPIPPAGDTSSAILAIRNLSVEVAGAGNRVVRNLSLDVHAGETVCVVGESGSGKSVTSLAVMGLLPPGVLGVSAGSIRVEGEDVVSATQRRLREMRATRMAMVFQEPMTALNPVHTVGKQVDEVLRLHRKQMSAAERRAKVLDMFRSVHLPDVERIFEAYPHQLSGGQRQRIVIAMALILEPKLLIADEPTTALDVTTQKQILALIKELQVKHQTAVLFITHDFGVVAEISDRIVVMNRGDLIESGTRNEILAEPKQSYTRRLVSSVPSLVPSRREAPAGMPVLHVKGLGRTYGTKSSLFSRQTARSVIAATDVNLTLRKGEILGIVGESGSGKSTVARCIVRLIEPTAGHMMMGGEDLSTLSGAALRPVRRRIQIVFQDPYRSLNPRRTVGESIIEGLLNFGVAREQALKRAGETLSVVGLSPDAMNRYPHQFSGGQRQRICIARALVMDPEVLVADEAVSALDVSVQAQVLELLEQVRQRTGVGVLFITHDLRVAAQICDTIMVMQRGKVVETGSAETVLTEPRHEYTRALIDAAPGRDWDFRNFRPVAAGLGHTAAP from the coding sequence ATGACCTACTCTCCCATTCCTCCCGCGGGCGACACCTCGTCCGCCATCCTGGCCATCCGCAACCTCTCGGTCGAAGTCGCCGGCGCCGGCAACCGCGTCGTGCGCAACCTGAGCCTGGACGTGCACGCCGGCGAAACCGTGTGCGTGGTCGGCGAGTCCGGCTCGGGCAAGTCCGTCACTTCGCTGGCCGTCATGGGCCTGCTGCCGCCCGGCGTGCTGGGCGTCAGCGCGGGTTCCATCCGCGTCGAAGGCGAAGACGTGGTCAGCGCCACGCAGCGCCGCCTGCGCGAAATGCGCGCCACGCGCATGGCCATGGTGTTCCAGGAGCCCATGACCGCGCTGAACCCCGTGCACACCGTGGGCAAGCAGGTCGACGAAGTGCTGCGCCTGCACCGCAAGCAGATGTCGGCCGCGGAACGCCGCGCCAAGGTGCTGGACATGTTCCGCTCCGTGCACCTGCCCGACGTCGAACGCATCTTCGAGGCCTATCCGCATCAGCTGTCGGGCGGCCAGCGCCAGCGCATCGTCATCGCCATGGCGCTGATCCTGGAACCCAAGCTGCTGATCGCCGACGAGCCGACCACGGCGCTGGACGTCACCACGCAGAAGCAGATCCTGGCGCTCATCAAGGAACTGCAGGTCAAGCACCAGACCGCCGTGTTGTTCATCACGCACGACTTCGGCGTGGTGGCCGAGATCTCCGACCGCATCGTGGTGATGAACCGCGGCGACCTGATCGAAAGCGGCACGCGCAACGAAATCCTGGCCGAACCCAAGCAGTCCTACACCCGCCGCCTGGTGTCCTCCGTGCCCAGCCTGGTGCCCTCGCGCCGCGAGGCGCCGGCCGGCATGCCGGTGCTGCACGTCAAGGGGCTGGGCCGCACCTACGGCACCAAGAGTTCGCTGTTCTCGCGCCAGACCGCGCGCAGCGTGATCGCGGCCACCGACGTCAACCTGACGCTGCGCAAGGGCGAGATCCTGGGCATCGTGGGCGAATCCGGCTCGGGCAAGTCCACCGTGGCGCGCTGCATCGTGCGCCTGATCGAACCCACCGCCGGCCACATGATGATGGGCGGCGAAGACCTCAGCACCCTGTCCGGCGCGGCGCTGCGCCCCGTGCGCCGCCGCATCCAGATCGTGTTCCAGGATCCGTACCGCTCGCTGAATCCGCGCCGCACCGTCGGCGAATCCATCATCGAGGGCCTGCTGAACTTCGGCGTGGCCCGCGAGCAGGCCTTGAAGCGCGCCGGCGAAACGCTGAGCGTCGTGGGCCTGAGCCCGGACGCGATGAACCGTTATCCGCACCAGTTCTCCGGCGGCCAGCGCCAACGCATCTGCATCGCGCGCGCCCTGGTCATGGACCCGGAGGTCCTGGTGGCCGACGAGGCCGTCTCCGCCCTGGACGTGTCGGTACAGGCGCAGGTGCTGGAACTGCTGGAACAGGTGCGCCAGCGCACCGGCGTGGGCGTGCTGTTCATCACCCACGACCTGCGCGTGGCCGCGCAGATCTGCGACACCATCATGGTGATGCAGCGCGGCAAGGTCGTCGAGACCGGCTCCGCCGAAACCGTGCTGACCGAACCGCGCCACGAGTACACGCGGGCCCTGATCGACGCCGCCCCCGGACGCGACTGGGATTTCCGCAACTTCCGGCCGGTCGCCGCCGGCCTGGGCCACACCGCCGCGCCCTGA
- a CDS encoding ABC transporter permease, which yields MLAFVSRRLLATIPVLVMVAVVVFAILRFSPGDPAIIMAGDGATPERIVQIRQTMGLDQPVIKQFFIWGGKLLQGDLGTSLMSGVPVTKLIGQRLEPSLSLAVLTLVFTLIVAIPLGVLAAWRQGKLLDRAVMGFSVLGFSVPVFVTGYVLIWLFAIKLGWFNVQGYTPLEKGFWPYLHRLILPSLALSTVYVALIARITRTSVIEVMGEDFIRTARSKGLGETGVLLGHALRNAAVPIATVVGLGIALLISGVVVTESVFNIPGLGRLVVEAVLARDYPVIQGLTLFFAFVYVFINLVVDCAYTVFDPRIRY from the coding sequence ATGCTGGCATTTGTCTCACGCCGGCTCCTCGCGACCATCCCCGTTCTGGTGATGGTCGCGGTGGTGGTCTTCGCGATATTGCGTTTCAGCCCGGGAGATCCGGCCATCATCATGGCGGGCGATGGCGCCACGCCCGAGCGTATCGTACAGATACGCCAGACGATGGGCCTGGACCAGCCGGTCATCAAGCAATTCTTCATCTGGGGCGGCAAGCTCCTGCAAGGCGACCTGGGCACGTCCCTCATGTCGGGCGTGCCGGTCACCAAGCTGATCGGCCAACGCCTTGAACCCTCGCTCAGCCTGGCGGTGCTGACCCTGGTGTTCACGCTGATCGTTGCCATCCCGCTGGGCGTGCTGGCCGCGTGGCGGCAAGGCAAGCTGCTGGACCGCGCCGTCATGGGCTTCTCGGTGCTGGGATTCTCGGTGCCGGTGTTCGTCACGGGCTATGTGCTGATCTGGCTCTTCGCCATCAAGCTGGGCTGGTTCAACGTGCAAGGCTACACGCCGCTGGAAAAAGGCTTCTGGCCCTACCTGCACCGCCTCATCCTGCCATCGCTGGCCCTGTCCACGGTCTACGTGGCACTGATCGCGCGCATCACGCGCACCAGCGTCATCGAGGTCATGGGCGAGGACTTCATCCGCACGGCGCGCTCCAAAGGCCTGGGCGAAACCGGCGTGCTGCTGGGCCATGCCCTGCGCAACGCCGCGGTGCCCATCGCCACGGTGGTGGGCCTGGGCATCGCGCTGCTGATCAGCGGCGTGGTCGTGACCGAATCGGTGTTCAACATCCCCGGCCTGGGCCGGCTGGTGGTGGAAGCCGTGCTGGCGCGCGACTACCCGGTCATCCAGGGCCTGACGCTCTTCTTCGCGTTCGTCTACGTGTTCATCAATCTGGTTGTCGATTGCGCCTACACGGTGTTCGACCCGCGGATCAGGTACTAA
- a CDS encoding ABC transporter substrate-binding protein: MLKYVRAAALAGATLMMAHGAYAETVIKTVMHSPLRLTDPHATTAYITTWHGYMIYDTLLATDADNKIQPQMLEKWEVSPDGKTYTMTLRDGQKWHDGKPVTSEDCVASIKRWAAGDGMGRTLLKFTDKIEVIDDKNFRIVMKEPTDLALRALSKPTGTAPFMMPKRIAEQAIGQPITDMTGSGPFKVIEFKPGVKTVYAKNADYVPRKEPASGLAGGKVVNVDKVEWDVMPDALTTANALLGGEIDFVEQFPYDLLPMIEGNKDLKEESLSPVGYFTMYRFNFKYPPFNNKKVRQAAMYAIGQEDVMKALVGNPKYWKTCASLWGCGTPLESDIGKDMVVPSNIEKAKALLKEAGYDNTPILVMHATDVGTLSAQPVVMAQALRKAGFNVNLAAMDWQSVATRRASKAAPAEGGWNIHNTNWYATDVMDPVRSAPAAANGDNAWFGWPDFPQIEELRTKMALTSDPAEQKKIAEEVQRIGIDEGLYVPLGQMSVPTVYSTKLSGLVHAPVFAFWNVKKAP; the protein is encoded by the coding sequence ATGCTGAAGTACGTCCGAGCGGCCGCGCTGGCCGGCGCCACCCTGATGATGGCTCACGGCGCCTACGCCGAGACCGTCATCAAGACGGTAATGCATTCGCCTCTGCGACTGACCGATCCGCATGCCACCACCGCGTACATCACGACGTGGCACGGCTACATGATTTACGACACCCTGCTGGCCACCGACGCGGACAACAAGATCCAGCCGCAGATGCTGGAAAAGTGGGAAGTCTCGCCCGACGGCAAAACCTACACCATGACCTTGCGCGACGGCCAGAAGTGGCATGACGGCAAGCCGGTGACCTCCGAGGACTGCGTCGCTTCGATCAAGCGCTGGGCCGCCGGCGACGGCATGGGCCGCACCCTGCTGAAGTTCACCGACAAGATCGAGGTCATCGACGACAAGAACTTCCGCATCGTCATGAAGGAACCCACGGACCTGGCTCTGCGCGCCCTGTCCAAGCCCACCGGCACCGCGCCCTTCATGATGCCCAAGCGCATCGCCGAACAGGCCATCGGCCAGCCCATCACCGACATGACCGGTTCGGGTCCGTTCAAGGTCATCGAATTCAAGCCCGGCGTGAAGACGGTCTACGCCAAGAACGCCGACTACGTGCCGCGCAAGGAACCCGCCAGCGGCCTGGCCGGCGGCAAGGTCGTCAACGTCGACAAGGTCGAGTGGGACGTCATGCCCGACGCGCTGACCACCGCCAACGCATTGTTGGGCGGCGAGATCGACTTCGTCGAACAGTTCCCCTACGATCTGCTGCCGATGATCGAAGGCAACAAGGATCTGAAGGAAGAGTCGCTCAGCCCGGTCGGCTACTTCACGATGTACCGCTTCAACTTCAAGTACCCGCCGTTCAACAACAAGAAGGTCCGCCAGGCCGCGATGTACGCCATCGGCCAGGAAGACGTGATGAAGGCGCTGGTCGGTAATCCCAAGTACTGGAAGACCTGCGCCTCGCTGTGGGGCTGCGGCACGCCGCTGGAAAGCGACATCGGCAAGGACATGGTGGTGCCGTCCAACATCGAAAAGGCCAAGGCGCTGCTGAAGGAAGCCGGCTACGACAACACGCCCATCCTGGTCATGCACGCGACCGACGTCGGCACCCTGTCGGCCCAACCGGTGGTGATGGCCCAGGCGCTGCGCAAGGCCGGTTTCAACGTCAACCTCGCCGCGATGGATTGGCAGAGCGTGGCCACCCGCCGCGCCTCGAAGGCCGCGCCCGCCGAAGGCGGCTGGAACATCCACAACACCAACTGGTACGCCACCGACGTGATGGACCCGGTCCGTTCCGCGCCGGCCGCGGCCAACGGCGACAACGCCTGGTTCGGCTGGCCCGACTTCCCGCAGATCGAGGAACTGCGCACCAAGATGGCGCTGACCTCCGACCCCGCGGAACAGAAGAAAATCGCCGAGGAAGTGCAGCGCATCGGCATCGATGAAGGCCTGTACGTGCCGCTGGGCCAGATGTCCGTGCCCACCGTCTACTCGACCAAGCTGTCGGGCCTGGTGCACGCGCCGGTGTTCGCGTTCTGGAACGTCAAGAAAGCCCCTTGA